CAATCTTTACAAGTTCGACCTTGTCGAACTGATGGCCGCGCTTTATACCCTTGGTGTCCTTGCCTGCGGAAAGCTGCTCTTTTCTAAAACAAGCCGTATAAGCCGCATGTTTTATAGGAAGCTTATCCATCGGCAGTATTTCGTTCCTATACATATTTGTTACCGGAACTTCTGCCGTCGGAACGAACCACATTCCTGAATCTTCGTCCTTATAAAGATTATCGGAAAACTTGGGAAGCTGCCCCGTTCCGGTCAGGCATTCTTCGTTTACCATGAACGGCGGATACACTTCTTCGTAATCGTGATAATTTACATGGGTATCAAGCATAAAATTAATCAGCGCCCTTTGAAGTTTTGCCAATCCCTTTTTTAAAACGTAAAAACGGGTACCGGAAATTTTAACTCCCCTTTCGAAGTCTATTAAATCTCTTTTTTCGCCGATATCGTAATGAGTTTTGGGTTCAAATTCAAATTTTTTCTTTTCGTTAAAATATGCTATGGGAGTGTTTTCGGAATCGTCTTTTCCGACGGGCACTTCCGGATCGGGAATATTAGGCACGTTAAGCATAAGCGAATTAAGCCTTTCTTCTACGGCATTTAACTCGTCTTCTTGAACTTTAATCAGTTCGTTTATCTTTTTTACTTCTTCTTTTTTAATTAAAACGACTTCTGCATTTTTTTCCGAAGCTATTTCTTTTGAAAGCGTTTTTCTTGTATTCCTTAAATTTTCCGAATCGTATAAAAGTTTCCTTTTAACTTCGTCTAATTCAAAAATTTCGTCTATGGGAACGGAAACAAAAAGTTTTTCCATTTCCTTTTTAACGTATTCTTTCTGTTCCCTTATGAGCTTTATGTCTATCATATTTTATTTTTTAAGATTAACTTTTGTTATAAGTTTAATATATTAATATTTTTAAATCAAAATATCAATCAGGAATCTAATAAAATATTTACGTTATCGTTGCTTACTTCCGCAAATCCGCCGCTTAAAACTTCAATTTCTTTAATAGTTCCGTCCGTTTTGTATTTTATTAAGCCCTTCACTAAGTTAGATATAAAATTAACGTGTTTAGGCATAACCCCTTCTATGCCTGACTGCGCGGGAAGTTCGCAAAAATCCGTTTCGCCTTCAAAAATCAGCTTTTTTTTATCCGCTATTTTTAATTTTAACAAGATTTATTTACCTAATTCTTTAGCTTTTTCTATTACTTCGTCTATAGTGCCGGCCATATAAAAAGCCTGCTCCGGCAGTTCATCGTGTTTGCCGTCTAAAATTTCTTTAAAACCGCGTATCGTTTCTTTTAAAGGTACGTATCTTCCGGGAAAACCGGTAAAAACTTCCGCTACAAAAAAAGGCTGGGAAAGAAATCTCTGTATTCTTCTTGCCCTGTTTACTATCAGCTTATCTTCTTCCGAAAGTTCGTCCATGCCGAGGATCGCTATTATATCCTGTAGTTCTTTATATTTCTGAAGGACGGCCTGAACTCTTCTCGCTACGGCATAATGTTCTTCACCTATAATGTTTGCGTCTAACGCCCTTGACGTAGAATCGAGCGGATCAACCGCCGGGTAAATGCCAAGATCGACTATCTGTCTGGAAAGAACCGTAGTCGCGTCTAAATGGGCAAAGGTAGTCGCCGGAGCAGGGTCGGTCAAATCGTCCGCCGGAACGTAAACCGCTTGAACTGAAGTAATAGAGCCTTTTTTTGTGCTTGTTATTCTTTCCTGAAGTTCGCCCATATCCGTCGCAAGAGTAGGTTGGTAGCCGACTGCGGAAGGTATTCTTCCGAGAAGCGCGCTTATTTCCGAATTTGCCTGCGCAAACCTGAAAATATTATCTATAAAAACTAATACATCCTGTCTTTCTTCGTCCCTGAAATATTCGGCCATAGTAAGAGCGGACAGCGCAACCCTTGCCCTTGCCCCGGGCGGTTCGTTCATCTGTCCGTAAACAAGTACCGCTTTATCCAAAACTTTCGATTCTTTCATCTCCGTCCAAAGGTCTGTTCCTTCCCTCGTTCTTTCTCCGACGCCTGCAAATACGGAAAAACCCCCATGCTCTATTGCGATATTGTGAATAAGTTCCATGACTAAAACTGTTTTGCCAACCCCGGCTCCGCCGAACAACCCCGCCTTACCGCCCTTTAAGTATGGCTCCAGCAGGTCTATAACTTTAATGCCGGTTTCTAATATTTCCACGTTTGTGGACTGTTCTTCAAAAGTCGGAGCGGGTCTGTGTATAGGAAGCCTGGATTTAAAATGAGCTTCCGGCAGTTCGTCGACCGGTTCTCCCACTACGTTGAATATTCTGCCCAGTACTTCTCTTCCTACCGGAACGGTTATCTTGTTTCCCGTATCCGTTACTTTTATTCCGCGCGACAAGCCGTCCGTAGAATCTAAAGCTATGCACCTGACCATATCTTCGCCCAGATGCTGGGTTACTTCCAAAACTAAATTGTTTTCTTTATCGTTTATAGCAGGATTAGTCAAATACAGCGCATTGAAAATAGGCGGCAGTTTTTTATTTTCAAACTTGACGTCTATAACCGGGCCGACTACCTGGGCAACATAACCTTCATTCATGTATAAATTCTCCCGATAATTTAAAAATTAAAAATTTATTTTACCGCGTTAACTCCGTTTATAATATCTAAAATTTCGAGGGTGACCGCCGTCTGTCTGGCTTTGTTATAAGCTATCGTCAGTTTATTTATTAATTTTCCTGCATTCCTCGTAGCATTATCCATTGCGTTCATTCTCGACGCCTGCTCTCCGGCAAAAGATTCCAAAATTTTATAATAAATTTTAGTCCGAAAATAATTATTAAAAATTTTATCGATTACTTCATTTTCATAATCGACGGTTTCTTCTATTAAATAGCCCCCGCTTTTACTGGATTTATTCCCGTCTGCGGCTTCAAAAGGCAGAAGTTTTTCCGAATATGCCCTCTGCTGAATGGTAGAAATATAACGGTTCGATATTATATAAACTCCGTCTATCTCCTTATTTTTAAAATCTTTTATAACGGTATCGCATAAAAGCTCCGTAATATTCATTATTGAATCGCCGTCCGAATATAACATTCCGAAAACAATATTATAGTTATTTTTTTTAAAAAAATCATACGCTTTTTTGCCCAGAACATATAATTTTATTTTGCCTTCATCTAATCCTTTGCTTTTAATTTCTTCTTTAAATAGTCTAAACAGATTTATATTGAAAGAACCGCAAAGACCCCTGTCTGTAGAGATTATTACTATTCCGATATTTCTGCCGGCATTTCCCTCATTTTTTCCGTAAAAAGAATGAAGACACAGTACGCTATTGTTTTTAATGTTATCGACAACATTGTCGTAAATCGATGCATAAGCTTTATATTCGTTCATAGCCGCCTGATTTTTTTTGAACTTTGAACCGGCAACCATTTTCATAGCCTTAGTAATCTGCCTCGTATTTTTAATGCTGGAGATTTTTCTTTTTATAGATTTTAAATTAGGCATAAATTATCAGTCTTCTACGAAAATTTTTTTAAAATTGTCCAATGCCGTTAAAATCTTTGTTTTTAGAGTATCGTCAATAGATTTTTTTTCTCTGATATCGGAATATATTTCTGGATAATTATTTTCTATATAGTAAAGCAGTTCTTCTTCATATTTTTTTATAGACGTAAGTTTATAATCCTGCAGATAGCCGCTATTTGCGGCAAACAGTATAACGACCTCTTTCTCGACCGGCATCGGACTATACTGGGGCTGTTTAAGAAGTTCGGACATCATTCTGCCCCGCATAAGCATTTCCTGCGTAGTTTTATCAAGGTCGGCGCCGAACTGCGAAAATGCCGCCAGTTCCCTGTATTGAGCAAGCGAAAGCCTTAAACCTCCGGAAACCTGTTTCATAGCTTTAATTTGTGCGTCTCCTCCAACTCTCGAAACTGAAAGCCCCGCGTTGACGGCGGGTCTCGTTCCCGCATAAAACAGGTCGGTTTCTAAAAAAATCTGCCCGTCGGTAATCGATATGACGTTGGTCGGAATATAAGCCGATACGTCTCCCGCCTGCGTTTCAATTATCGGCAAAGCGGTGAGCGACCCTCCGCCATGGGCATGATTTAATTTTGCCGCTCTTTCGAGCAGTCTTGAATGCAAATAAAAAACGTCGCCCGGATATGCTTCCCTGCCGGGCGGTCTTCTTAAGAGCAGCGAAAGTTCTCTGTATGCTACCGCATGTTTTGATAAATCGTCGTAAATTATTAAGCAGTGCATACCGTTGTCTCTAAAATATTCGCCCATAGTGGCTCCGGTATAAGGAGCAAAATATTGCAATGCCGCAGGGTCGCTTGCGTTAGCCGCTATTATAGTGGTATATTCCATTGCGCCTGAACTCATAAGGCGGTCGTAAATAAACGAAATACTAGACTGTTTCTGCCCTATTCCGACGTATATACAGTAAACTCCGGAATCTTTCTGATTTAATATAGTATCGATTGCTATAGCGGTCTTGCCGGTCTGCCTGTCACCGATGATAAGCTCTCTCTGTCCTTTTCCGATAGGTATTAATGAATCGATAACTTTTATACCGGTATATAAAGGTTCGTTAACTTTCTGCCTCTGGACTATTCCGGGTGCTTTTTTTTCTATATTATAGTATTTTTCGGCCTGCACCGGACTTTTTCCATCTATAGGCCTTCCTAGTCCGTCTAAAACTCGCCCTATAATTCCTTTGCCTACGGGAACTTCGGCAATTTTTCCGGTTCTTTTTACGGTATCTCCCTCTTTTACCAAAAATTCTTCTCCGAGAACGATAACGCCGGCGTTATCTTCTTCCAGATTTAAAACATATCCGTAAACGTCGGGGGTAAATTCAAGCATTTCTCCTATTACAGCGTTTTTAATGCCGTATATTCTCGCAACGCCGTCTCCGACGGATAAAACCACGCCTACTTCGCTGATATCGATGCTTTTGGTATAAGATTCTATCTTACTTTTTATAATATCGGTAATTTCAGTAGGCTTAATTGCCATTAATAATAGCTCCTTGCTTTAAGTATTTATAAAAATTATCCAAACGGGTTTTTATACTTGAATCGTATAAAACGTTATCTATATTTATAATGTAACCGCCTACGATATTTTCGTCTATTTCGGACTTAATAGATACGGTTTTTTTTAGCGCTTTTTCTATTATCGCGATAAGTTTGCTTTTTTCTTCCGGTTTTAGTTCTTTTGCGGAAATAACTTTTACTTTCAATATATTATTGCGGTTATCGCGCAGATTTGAATATTCCGTAAAAATTTTAGGAAGATACTCTATTCTTTCCTGTTCTATTAAAAAATGAAGGAAATTTATAAAATACTCGTTAAAAGAAAGTTCTTTGCTCAGTAATTTTATAACTTCAAATCTTTCCTGTTTATCTATGTATGTCTGCGAAATAAATTCTTTAAGGCATAGCTTTTCGTAACAAAAATTAATAAACTTATTGAAGTCGTTAAAAATTTCATCGACTATGTGAAAATTTGCGGCTACGTCGAATAGAGCCGAACTATAGCGCTTACTTATCTGACTGTCTTGCAAATCCTTCCTCTTGTGCTTTAAGAAAATTTTCGTTTAATTTATTATCGCTGTCGGATTCTATCTTCTTTTTTATCTTTTCGTTTGCGGTTTGAAAAGACTTGCCTATCATTTCTTCCAGAAGCTTTTTCCTGTGATTGTCTATTTCGGCTTTTGCATGTTCTAAATAAGCATTGACGATTTTATCGGCGGTCATTTCGGCGTTTTTAATGATCAAATTTTTTTCCGCTGCCGCTTCTTTTATTGCGTCTTCTCTAATTTCACGCATCTCTTTTCTTGCTTTCTCAAGTTCGGCTTTAGCCTCTTGATATATCTCTTTAGCTTTTTTTTCATATTCCTTGGCTTTTTCGAGATGGGATTCTATGTCGTGCCGCCTGCCGCCCAGAAATGTTATGCCGTATTTAATATAAATATAAGCTATTCCTACAGCAAGTATAATAGTATCAAATATTCGCCAGAAGATTTCGATATTCATAAATTTATAATTTTTTTTGATATTAAATCGGCAATTTCTTCGGATTTCAACATATAATCTTTTATTAAATCGTTTTTTTCTTTATCGAAGTTTTTAAGCGCCTCGGTTAAATTTTCCGACGCTTTTTTTCTGGCTTCGGCAATTATTCTATGCGCTTCGGCTAAACCTTCTTTTTTGTAAGATTCGCGAATACCGTTTAATTCTATTTTTAATTTATTTTTTTCCTGCTCGGCAGATTCATATAATTTTTTAGTTAAATCTTCGAAATTTTCTTTGCCGTCTTTATGGGTGGATAAAATGGTTTCCCGTTCTTTAAGAATTTTTCTTATAGGTTTAAACAAAAAAAGGTTTAAAAGATAAGTAAAAATTAAAAACGAGACGGCTTCAAATAAAAGCCCCTGCCAAGTAATGACTAATTCTGGCATACGATGTTTATATTTTATATTTTTATTATTATATCAATTTTTATTTATAAATTCTATAATTCTTTCAAGCTCTTCGCCCGAATAAAATTCTATTTCTATTCTGCCTTTAAGCTCGCTTCCTTTGCTCTTATAATTAATTTTAACTTTAGTCTGAAGTTTTTCAAGCAGTTCTTCTTCATAACCTTTAATCTGATATGATACCGATATATCCTTTGTCGGCTTCTTTTCTTTATTTTTTGATTTAAGCTCTCTGACCTTGCGCTCCGTTTCCCTTACGTTTAATTTTTCGCCGGAAATCGTATTTAACAGCATGCCGGCTTCATCGTCGGACAACCCTACAAGATTTCTTGCATGCGAAGGAGTTATTTTCCCGTAAATAAGCTCTTTTTTGACTTCATCGGGCAGGGAAAGAAGCCTCAGCATATTGGTAATAGTAGCCCTGTCTTTCCCGACTTTCGCCGCAAGTTCTTCATGCGTAAGCTTGTATTCTTCTATAAGCCGCATATAACAGTTTGCTTCTTCAATGACGTTTAAATCCTGTCTCTGTATGTTTTCTATTAATGCAATTTCAAGTGCCGCCGCACCGGAAATGTCTTTAATGATTGCCGGAACTTTTTTAAACGCAAGCTCAACGGCGGCTCTGTATCTCCTTTCTCCGGCTATTAAATCGTATCCGCCTTCTTTTTTAGATTTCGCAACTATTAAAGGCTGAATTATGCCGTTTTCTTTAATCGAGTTTTTCAACTCGACAAGCTTATCTTTATCGAAATACTGCCTTGGCTGATATACGCCGGTATTAATTTTATCTATTTCTATTTCAAAAACGGAAAACTTATCGTCTATACCGGGCATATTCTCTTTTATGTTGAAATCGGTTAACAGCGCCCCGAGCCCTCTGCCCAGCACATTTTTTTTAATATGTTTTGCTTTTTCTTCCATATTATTAGTCCTTATTTAAGTTTATGCCGCTTTAGATAAAAACTCTTTTGTAAGTTCTAGATAGTAAACCGCACCTTTTGAATTTATGTCGTATAGAATTATGGGCTTTCCGAAACTGGAACTTTCCGGAAGTTTTACGTTTCTCGGTATAACGTTTTCGTAAATTTTCTTTCCGAAATATTTTTTAACTTCGCTTACGATTTGATTTGTAAGGTTGGCTCTTCCGTCGAACATAGTAAACAAAACCCCTTCTACGCATAAATTTTTGTTTAATCTTTGATTGACTAATTTTATAGTCTGCATAAGCCGAGATATCCCTTCTAAAGAATAGTACTCGCACTGCATAGGAATTAAAACGCTGTCCGAAGCGGTCAGTGCATTAATAGTCAAAAGCCCTAAAGAAGGCGGGGTATCGATAAAAATATAATCATAATCGTCTTTTATTTTATTTATAATATTTTTTTTAAAAAAATACTCTCTTTCCTTAACGTTTACGAGTTCTACCTCTATGCCGGCAAGGTCTGAATTTGCGGGCATTAAATAAAGATTTTTCATCTGCGTACGATAAACTGCATCGACTACTTCGGCCGTGCCTGCAAGACATTCATAAACGGTAGGTTTTCCGTTATCGGCGGAAATGTTTAACCCGCTTGTGGCATTCGCCTGAGGGTCCGCATCTATCAGCAGCACCTTTTTCTCGTATGCAGATAAGCATGCGGCAATATTAACAGCGGTAGTAGTTTTGCCCACTCCGCCTTTCTGATTTGAAATACATACTACTTTTGACATAAAATTAACCCGCAAACATCATTTATATATATAATCAAAAAATTACGGAATAATTATATCATTAATTAAATTTAATTCCAATTTATTCTCGTTTAATTTTAAGAATATAATTGTTTCACGTGAAACAATTATATTCTTTCACATTAATGCTATAAGCTTTCCGCAAATAAACCCTGCGGCGGCGGCGGCTCCGCCTATCAAAACCATTTCGGAAGCGCTTTTTAATCTGCCTGTCTTAGTTACTTTTGCTTTGGCAAGTCCGGTAAAGGCAAGAACGACGACGGTAAAAATAATTGAAACGGAAACTGCCGTTAATGAATGTTTAATAAAGAAAAAAGGCAACAGAGGCGGAATACCGCCTGCTAAAAAAGATAATCCGGTATATGATGCTATTTTTATCGGGTTTTCATAGTAATCTTTGCTTATCCCAAGTTCGTCCTGAACCATAAAATCAAGCAGTATTTTTTTATCCGACATAAGTTTTTTAACTATAGGCTTTATTTCTTCTACCGTAAATCCTTTATCTTGGTATATTTCATATATTTCTTCAATTTCATGTTCCGGATTTTCTTTAATTTCCCTTATCTCCCTGTTGATTTCTTTCTGGTAAAATTCGTTCTGCGATTTTGTGGCAAGATAAGCTCCAAAAAACATCGAAACTGTACCTGCGACGATTTCCGCGGCGCCGGACATTAAAACAATTTTTAAGTTTATCAATGCGCCGGTGACGCCGGCTATAAAACCGACCGTAGTAACTAAACCGTCGTTAATTCCAAATACGAATTCTCTTATCAATCTGCCTTCCGGCGTATGCCAGTCTTCGTTATGAAATCTTTTTAACGGATCCAATTATTGCCTCCCATATAGCCTTTTAAGCGTTCTTTCCCTGCCCATAAATTTTATAATTTTAAGAATTGACGGGCCGTCCGGCCGTCCTGTTATGCAAAGCCTTAACGTTTCATAGCAGTCTTTTAAGGTTTTGCCGCTTTCGGAAACAGATTCTTTAACGGCATTTTTTATTGCATTTTCGTCGAATTTATCGGATTTTATTTTTTGAAGATTATCTAAAAGCGTTTCTTTTAATTTAATATCATATTTAATTTCCTGCGTTTCTGTCTTAAAATCTTCAAAAAATATCTTAATTGCGGCTAAAATTTCTTTAACGGTCTTAAACTCGTTTTTTAAAAAATCTATTATTTCGACGAATACTGTTTCTCCGTAAGATTCTTGTAGTTTTTTAAGCGTTTCTTCCGAATTAAATTTTTCGATTAAAATCTTTATCAATCTTTCGGTTTTTATACTCTGCAGCCATTTTTCGTTTATGTGTTTTAATTTTTCTTCGCTAAAGATTGCGCTGGAACCCCTTACTTTTTTTATGTCAAAAAGCTCCGCAATTTCTAAAATATCGGAAAATATCTCTTTTTCCGATATTTTTTCTTTGCCGTTTTCAAATTGACGGACGGTAAAAGTATTGCCGGTTACCGCAAGGTAATTTAATATCGCTTCGGGAAGATAGCCTTCTTTCTTATAATATTCGATATTTGCCGCCGCATCTCTTTTCGACATAATTTTGCCGTCTTTTCCGTACAAAAGTGAAATATGCGCAAAAACAGGCGGGATTTTATCTAAAGCGTTAAGAATTAAAATCTGTTTAGGCGTATTGCTTATATGGTCTTCGCCCCTTATTACGTGGGTTATTCCGATATCGTAATCGTCTATTATAGAGGCGAAATTATACGTAAACCTGTTATGCTCCGTTTTTAAAATAAAATCGCCTATAAGTTTCGGATTAAACGAAAGCAGTCCGTGAACGGCGTCTTCAAATTCTACGGCTTTAAAATTTCCTCCCGCTTTTAAAACTTTGGCTATATTTAAACGAATTGACGGATATATGCCCCGTTCTTTAAACTGACCGCTTAATTTTTCTTTTTCGTAGCTTGAAAGATTTGCGCATCTGCCGTTATATATATAAGGTTTTTTTGACTTAACGGCAATTTCTTTGGACATTAAAATTTCTTTTTCGGTGCAAAAGCATTCATATATAAGGTCTTTTTCTTTCAGAACTTCAAGATATTTTTCGTAAACCTTCGTCCTTTCGGACTGCCTGTAAAAACCGTCGTATTTAATTCCAAACCAATTTAAATCTTTAATAATTTCGGTTTCATACTCTTTTTTGCTTCTCGCTCTATCCGTATCGTCTATTCTTAGGATAAATTCACCGCCGTATTTTAGGGCAAAAATATAATTAAAAAAGGCTGTCCTCACCCCTCCTATGTGTAAATTCCCCGTAGGACTCGGCGCAAAACGAACCCTGACTCCGTCCGCTTTTAAATTTTCTTTCATTTTTATTAATTATATTGATTGATGCTTATTTAATTTATTTAATAGTTAAATTTGATTGCGTATAGAATAACATATATGAAAGCGGTTATTCAACAAAATCATTTAAAGGCAGGGAATATAAAAATGCGTCAGATTAATTTTACTTAAAATCTTTTATCGTTAATAATTTATTTTCGTATGCGTAAAATAAAACCTGACACATTTTTATATTATATATTGCAGTAGAATGGTTTTAATGATTACTAATTATAGTTTAACTCTTTTTTCTCCTTCATAAACATAAACTCCGTTATCGGATTCGTCCTTCGTATGGTCGTGCGAACCGTCGCAAAACGGAAAATTCTTTGATAAACCGCATGCGCATACATAAATAGGAAATTTTGCGTCTTTTTCTTCGATTGCAATAGGCAGTTTCTTTTCGTGCTTGACTAATCTGGGCATAATAAATACCTCCTTAATTAAATTAAGTTAATTTAATGTTTATAAAATTTTATCCTTAATAATAATATAATGTTTCTACGTATATATTGTCAATCAGGGATTTTAAAAATACTTAGTACTTTTTATATACTTAAATGTGGGCTGATTTTTCGATCTGTTTGATATTCTTTTTATTTTTAATCGTCCAATCGTGCAGTATTTCAATAGCATCGGTAAGTTCATTGCCGGCTTCGGTAAGACTGTATTCCACCATTATAGGTTTAATAGAAATGATTTTTCTGTTTATTGCGCCTATTTGCTCCAAAACTTCCAGCCTTTTTGAAAGTTCGCGCGAGGAAATTCCATCTATCTTTTTTTTAATTGCGTTAAATCTCATTTTTTCGCTTGAAAGTTCTTTAATTATCATCAAAGACCACTTGTTTGCAAGTACTTTAAAAGCTTCCTGCGCTGGACAATAGTTCTTATTGGTTTCGTTTTCCATAATATAAAATAATACCATTTTCTAATATAAAATGTCAATTAAGTATCTTTTATTATACTTAATAATAAAAAAATCCCTGATTGACGATTTTTATTTAATAGAATATCATTATTACATAACATATTTACATTAAGTTATTTAACTAACTTTAAATTTTTAAACGGAGGAATTATTATGAAAAAAGAATCTGTTACATTATTCTTTTTAAGATTTGTGTTATTCCTTAGCTTTTTCTATCATGGAACGGGAATTCTTTTCGACTGGTTTGACGGACCCGGAGTTAAAGGATTTGCCGGATACATGCATTTCCCTATCGCAATTGCCGTTCTTGTAGGAATTGCAGAAACTACCGGCAGTCTTGCAATGATTAGCGGAGTTTTAACAAGAATCGGCGCTATAAACATTATGCTCGTAATGCTGGGCGCCATATTTTTACTGCACCTGCCTAACGGTTTCAACATAATGGCCAACGGATACGAATATGCATTAACGGAATTTGTAATCGCTTTAAGCATATTTATTATGGGTCCCGGCGATTTTTCGCTTACTAAATTAGTTACTAAAGAAACTCCTTTTATTTTGCAGTAAAATTCTCACTTTTAATACAATGCCGGAATTGAATTCCGGCATTGCCGCAATTTTATTTTAATTCGTCCGGATTTAATGATTTTCTGTTATTCTGCCATTCTACCATCCATTGCGGATATAATTTTTTCGGCATAGTAACGTTCGACAGTTTGGAAATTTCATCTTCCGTTAAATTAATCTTTACGGAACCTAAATTGTCTTCAAGCTGAGACATCTTGTTGGCACCTACAATAACCGACGTAACGCCTTTTTGAGCCAAAAGCCAGGCAAGGGATAATTGAGCAATCGTTACGTTTTTACTTTTCGATATGCCCGTCAATACGTCTATCGCATCAAATCCCCTTTCATCAATAGGAGGAAAATTAAATTCGCTTCTTCTTGCGCCTGACGGCTTTTGATTTTGCCTTGTATATTTTCCCGTTAAAAAACCGCCGGATAAAGGAGACCATGTAAGCACCCCAAGACCTTCTTCATTGCATAAAGACAGAAGCTCATGTTCTAAATCACGTGCGGCAAGAGAATAATATGCCTGAAGAGAAACAAAGTTTGCGTAATTCTTCGCTTTTGCCAAGTATAATGCTTTCATAATATGCCGTGCCGTCCAGTTTGAAACGCCGAGATAGAGAACCTTGCCCTGCCTTACTAAATCGTTCAGGGCTTCGAGAGTTTCTTCCAATCCGCAGGACAGATCCCAGCCGTGAACCTGATAAAGGTCGATATAATCGGTTTTTAATCTTTTTAAGCTGTTATTGCACGCCTCTATAATATGTTTTCTGGAAAGACCGGCATTATTTACGTCTCCCGTGCCGTTCATCGCCGCTTCGCTAAGCGGCGAACGAACTTTCGTCGCGATAACGAATTTTTCTCTTGGAACGTTTAAGATTTTTAATGCATTGCCTAGTATCTCTTCGGACTCTCCGAACGAATACATATCCGCCGTATCGAAAAAATTTATTCCCGATTCATATGCTTTTTTAACCATTGCATTAGCGTCTTCCTGCCCTACCGCGCCTATATTCCTGAACTTAAACCCAAAAGTCATCGTTCCTAAGCAAAGCCTCGATACTTTTAGTCCTGTATTCCCCAAATTAACGTACTCCATACAAAGTCTCCTTGCATTAAAATATTATATTATTTCCGAAATGTAGAAAGATAAACGGGAAGCCCCATCTGTTCTATCTGGTCAAGATACTCCTCAAGCCTGTCTATATGTTGTTCTTCATCGTCTAAAATCGAC
The DNA window shown above is from Candidatus Acidulodesulfobacterium acidiphilum and carries:
- a CDS encoding transcriptional regulator codes for the protein MVLFYIMENETNKNYCPAQEAFKVLANKWSLMIIKELSSEKMRFNAIKKKIDGISSRELSKRLEVLEQIGAINRKIISIKPIMVEYSLTEAGNELTDAIEILHDWTIKNKKNIKQIEKSAHI
- a CDS encoding ParA family protein, yielding MSKVVCISNQKGGVGKTTTAVNIAACLSAYEKKVLLIDADPQANATSGLNISADNGKPTVYECLAGTAEVVDAVYRTQMKNLYLMPANSDLAGIEVELVNVKEREYFFKKNIINKIKDDYDYIFIDTPPSLGLLTINALTASDSVLIPMQCEYYSLEGISRLMQTIKLVNQRLNKNLCVEGVLFTMFDGRANLTNQIVSEVKKYFGKKIYENVIPRNVKLPESSSFGKPIILYDINSKGAVYYLELTKEFLSKAA
- a CDS encoding glutamate--tRNA ligase, whose amino-acid sequence is MKENLKADGVRVRFAPSPTGNLHIGGVRTAFFNYIFALKYGGEFILRIDDTDRARSKKEYETEIIKDLNWFGIKYDGFYRQSERTKVYEKYLEVLKEKDLIYECFCTEKEILMSKEIAVKSKKPYIYNGRCANLSSYEKEKLSGQFKERGIYPSIRLNIAKVLKAGGNFKAVEFEDAVHGLLSFNPKLIGDFILKTEHNRFTYNFASIIDDYDIGITHVIRGEDHISNTPKQILILNALDKIPPVFAHISLLYGKDGKIMSKRDAAANIEYYKKEGYLPEAILNYLAVTGNTFTVRQFENGKEKISEKEIFSDILEIAELFDIKKVRGSSAIFSEEKLKHINEKWLQSIKTERLIKILIEKFNSEETLKKLQESYGETVFVEIIDFLKNEFKTVKEILAAIKIFFEDFKTETQEIKYDIKLKETLLDNLQKIKSDKFDENAIKNAVKESVSESGKTLKDCYETLRLCITGRPDGPSILKIIKFMGRERTLKRLYGRQ
- a CDS encoding CDGSH iron-sulfur domain-containing protein; this translates as MPRLVKHEKKLPIAIEEKDAKFPIYVCACGLSKNFPFCDGSHDHTKDESDNGVYVYEGEKRVKL
- a CDS encoding aldo/keto reductase, producing the protein MEYVNLGNTGLKVSRLCLGTMTFGFKFRNIGAVGQEDANAMVKKAYESGINFFDTADMYSFGESEEILGNALKILNVPREKFVIATKVRSPLSEAAMNGTGDVNNAGLSRKHIIEACNNSLKRLKTDYIDLYQVHGWDLSCGLEETLEALNDLVRQGKVLYLGVSNWTARHIMKALYLAKAKNYANFVSLQAYYSLAARDLEHELLSLCNEEGLGVLTWSPLSGGFLTGKYTRQNQKPSGARRSEFNFPPIDERGFDAIDVLTGISKSKNVTIAQLSLAWLLAQKGVTSVIVGANKMSQLEDNLGSVKINLTEDEISKLSNVTMPKKLYPQWMVEWQNNRKSLNPDELK
- a CDS encoding DoxX family protein; protein product: MKKESVTLFFLRFVLFLSFFYHGTGILFDWFDGPGVKGFAGYMHFPIAIAVLVGIAETTGSLAMISGVLTRIGAINIMLVMLGAIFLLHLPNGFNIMANGYEYALTEFVIALSIFIMGPGDFSLTKLVTKETPFILQ